A genomic region of Desulfosarcina ovata subsp. ovata contains the following coding sequences:
- a CDS encoding (2Fe-2S)-binding protein: MKKLIKLTVNDREYEMAVEPNLSLTDLIRYELKLTGTKKGCETGDCGACTVILDGIPVNSCLVLAVQANGRKVETIEGLANEAGLHPVQDAFVEHGAIQCGFCSSGMILSAKHLLDKNPKPEESEIRASISGNLCRCTGYQKIIDAIKSV, encoded by the coding sequence ATGAAAAAACTGATCAAATTGACGGTGAACGACCGTGAGTATGAAATGGCCGTTGAACCGAATCTAAGTCTAACGGATCTCATCCGCTACGAACTGAAACTGACCGGCACGAAAAAAGGGTGCGAAACCGGCGACTGCGGTGCCTGTACGGTAATCCTGGACGGCATTCCGGTCAATTCCTGTCTGGTGCTGGCCGTCCAGGCCAATGGCCGAAAAGTCGAAACCATTGAGGGTCTGGCCAATGAAGCGGGGCTTCATCCCGTCCAGGACGCCTTTGTGGAGCACGGAGCCATCCAGTGCGGTTTTTGCTCATCCGGCATGATCCTGTCCGCCAAACATCTGCTCGACAAAAATCCGAAACCCGAGGAGAGCGAAATCCGGGCCTCGATTTCGGGAAACCTGTGCCGCTGCACCGGTTATCAGAAAATCATCGATGCCATTAAAAGCGTTTAG
- a CDS encoding FAD binding domain-containing protein, translating into MLLPRFDFHEPASIDEACEIMATFGPKAKLLAGGTDLMVNMKKKILAPENLVCLSKIESMHGITEKGDQIVIGGRYTVAELTTDPLVEKKLGALRSGARALGSPLVRNRATIAGNIGSARPASDLPPSLIAYGATVILVSSKGEREVLLGNFFKGPGFTELRPEEVLTEIRVPTPTDGQGAGYINLGVRKAQDCNVVNVASYIELDEKDGSIKKARIVMGSVGPTPLRAGTAESVLLGQKPDEALFLKAGEAARQDCTPIDDFRGSASYRKAMVGVLTKRTLDIAHRQASGA; encoded by the coding sequence ATGCTACTGCCCAGGTTTGACTTTCATGAACCGGCTTCCATTGACGAAGCCTGCGAGATCATGGCCACCTTTGGTCCAAAGGCCAAGCTGCTGGCCGGCGGGACCGACCTTATGGTGAACATGAAAAAAAAGATCCTTGCTCCGGAAAACCTTGTCTGTCTGTCAAAAATCGAATCCATGCACGGCATTACCGAAAAAGGAGACCAGATCGTCATCGGTGGACGCTATACGGTTGCCGAACTGACCACCGATCCCCTGGTCGAGAAAAAGCTCGGGGCCCTGCGTTCCGGTGCGCGGGCGCTGGGCTCGCCCCTGGTCCGCAACCGGGCCACCATCGCCGGGAATATCGGATCGGCAAGACCGGCCTCCGATCTGCCCCCGTCCTTGATTGCCTATGGGGCAACGGTCATCCTGGTGAGCAGTAAGGGAGAGAGAGAAGTTCTGCTGGGTAATTTTTTCAAGGGCCCCGGATTCACCGAACTGCGGCCCGAAGAAGTGCTCACCGAAATCCGTGTGCCGACCCCGACAGACGGCCAGGGCGCCGGGTACATCAACCTGGGCGTCCGCAAGGCCCAGGATTGCAATGTGGTCAACGTGGCATCCTACATCGAACTGGATGAAAAAGACGGTTCCATTAAAAAAGCACGCATCGTCATGGGCTCCGTGGGTCCGACGCCACTGCGTGCCGGCACGGCCGAATCGGTACTGCTGGGGCAAAAACCGGACGAAGCCCTTTTTCTCAAAGCCGGTGAAGCGGCCCGCCAGGACTGTACCCCCATCGACGATTTCAGGGGATCGGCCAGCTACCGCAAGGCCATGGTGGGCGTTTTGACCAAACGGACCCTGGACATCGCCCATCGCCAGGCCAGTGGTGCGTAA
- a CDS encoding molybdopterin-binding protein, whose protein sequence is MKAIPVEEAVGKVLCHDITQIVPGFFKGRAFKKGRIIQPDDVEKLLDLGKAHIYVFDMQSGTIHEDEAAHRIAIASAGSGLRLTDPAEGKVNLVATQNGLLTINTEALSRINAVEDIMFATLHTHRHVQPDQPVGGTRIIPLFTETKRIEAIEDIEDICQEYFPVVQVKPFASLKVGIVTTGSEIYHGRIEDRFGPVLRKKFGELGSRVIDQIFVSDDIPMTVEAIHGLIRDGAQFVAVTGGMSVDPDDQTPASIRAAGAEIITYGAPVLPGAMFMLAHIGDVPVVGLPGCVMYYGASIFDLVIPRMLAGETISREDIVSLGHGGFCANCPECRYPNCPFGK, encoded by the coding sequence ATGAAGGCGATTCCGGTTGAAGAGGCAGTTGGGAAAGTGCTTTGCCATGATATTACCCAAATCGTTCCCGGATTTTTTAAAGGCAGAGCCTTTAAAAAAGGTCGCATTATTCAACCGGACGATGTTGAGAAACTCCTCGATCTCGGCAAAGCGCATATCTATGTCTTCGACATGCAAAGCGGAACGATTCATGAGGACGAGGCGGCCCACCGGATCGCCATCGCCTCAGCCGGCAGCGGACTGCGCCTGACCGATCCCGCTGAAGGGAAAGTCAATCTGGTCGCGACCCAAAACGGTCTGCTGACGATCAACACCGAGGCCCTTAGCCGAATCAACGCAGTCGAGGACATCATGTTCGCCACCCTGCACACCCATCGGCATGTTCAACCGGATCAGCCCGTGGGCGGGACACGCATCATCCCACTTTTTACAGAAACCAAACGCATCGAGGCCATCGAGGACATCGAGGACATCTGCCAGGAATACTTTCCGGTGGTTCAGGTCAAACCCTTTGCCTCCCTCAAGGTGGGCATCGTCACCACCGGAAGTGAAATCTACCACGGCCGCATCGAGGATCGCTTCGGGCCGGTGCTGCGCAAAAAATTCGGCGAACTGGGCAGCCGGGTCATCGACCAGATCTTTGTCTCCGACGATATTCCCATGACCGTTGAGGCCATCCACGGGCTGATCCGCGATGGCGCTCAATTCGTGGCCGTCACCGGTGGCATGTCCGTTGATCCCGACGACCAGACGCCGGCAAGCATCCGGGCCGCCGGCGCTGAAATCATCACTTACGGGGCGCCGGTGCTGCCGGGGGCCATGTTTATGCTCGCCCATATCGGCGATGTCCCGGTGGTGGGCCTGCCCGGTTGTGTCATGTACTACGGGGCCAGCATCTTCGATCTGGTGATCCCGCGCATGCTGGCCGGCGAAACCATTTCCCGCGAGGATATCGTTTCCCTGGGCCATGGCGGTTTCTGCGCCAACTGCCCGGAGTGCCGGTACCCGAACTGCCCGTTTGGCAAATAA
- a CDS encoding helix-turn-helix domain-containing protein, protein MSLNYKRVPAIDKCFSILSLMADAKRPFRFYEIVKRLKLNKSTVFNILHTLHDLNVLERGHDGLFRLGPQLYILGKAAAQMGVTNQIHHVPQKTVDHGIQSDLNLGQADRPEAMPQRQSRSVAYDQDKIRMLIENSEIFRCFWWDMHMLTAAGGRHL, encoded by the coding sequence GTGTCACTGAATTACAAAAGAGTTCCGGCGATTGATAAGTGCTTTTCTATTCTATCACTTATGGCGGACGCAAAACGTCCTTTCCGGTTCTATGAAATCGTAAAACGGCTGAAGCTGAACAAAAGCACGGTCTTTAATATTTTGCATACATTGCACGACCTGAATGTGCTTGAACGGGGACACGACGGACTCTTTCGGTTAGGTCCCCAACTTTACATCCTGGGAAAAGCGGCGGCTCAAATGGGCGTGACAAACCAGATACACCACGTCCCTCAAAAAACCGTCGATCATGGAATCCAATCTGATTTAAATTTGGGACAAGCAGACAGGCCGGAGGCCATGCCGCAGCGGCAGAGCCGGTCGGTGGCCTATGATCAGGACAAGATCAGAATGCTGATTGAGAATAGTGAAATTTTCAGGTGCTTCTGGTGGGATATGCATATGCTCACCGCAGCCGGTGGCAGGCACCTGTAA
- a CDS encoding enoyl-CoA hydratase/isomerase family protein → MTELSFHEMTKEKGAARVVLNRPKHNVFNIEMMQELTALLDELNADDDLKCVVISGKGASWCAGVEVGDHKPELAPEMIRVFDALLKQIHAIKVPTIAAVHGACLGGGMEVAIACDMVVAAKAAVFGQPEIKLGFLPPYAAVRLPHLVGPSKAIEICTTGRRYTAQAMYEMGLISDILEDDAFEEGLGKVIKEIGHASPLIIRLNKKAVKQHLGLGIDAAMESVGDMFLNQLMKTEDTLEGIKSFEEKRRAEWVNR, encoded by the coding sequence ATGACCGAACTCAGTTTTCACGAAATGACCAAGGAGAAGGGCGCTGCTCGAGTCGTCCTCAACCGTCCCAAACACAACGTTTTCAACATCGAAATGATGCAGGAACTGACCGCATTGCTGGACGAACTCAATGCCGATGACGACCTGAAGTGTGTTGTGATTTCGGGAAAAGGCGCCAGTTGGTGCGCCGGTGTGGAAGTCGGCGATCACAAACCGGAATTGGCACCGGAGATGATCCGTGTTTTCGATGCGCTCCTGAAACAGATCCACGCCATCAAGGTTCCCACCATCGCCGCCGTACACGGTGCCTGCCTGGGCGGCGGTATGGAAGTGGCCATCGCCTGTGACATGGTGGTTGCGGCAAAAGCCGCGGTTTTCGGTCAGCCGGAGATCAAATTGGGATTCCTTCCGCCCTATGCAGCGGTACGTCTGCCCCATCTTGTCGGTCCGTCCAAGGCGATCGAAATCTGCACCACCGGCCGCCGATACACAGCCCAGGCCATGTATGAAATGGGCCTGATCAGCGATATTTTGGAAGACGACGCATTCGAAGAAGGGCTCGGCAAAGTGATCAAGGAGATCGGCCACGCCAGCCCACTGATTATCCGCCTCAATAAAAAAGCGGTCAAACAGCATCTGGGATTGGGGATCGATGCGGCCATGGAAAGCGTTGGTGATATGTTCCTCAACCAACTGATGAAAACCGAAGATACCCTGGAAGGCATTAAGAGCTTCGAGGAGAAACGGCGAGCCGAGTGGGTCAACCGTTAG
- the had gene encoding 6-hydroxycyclohex-1-ene-1-carbonyl-CoA dehydrogenase codes for MATMISWQMVERNKPLVRVEAPIPEPGPGEVIIKVAGCGVCHTDLGFFYDNVPMKSEMPITLGHEISGTIEATGPGTEEWSGCAAIIPAVMPCGECADCKEGRGNICMKQKMPGNDIQGGFASHILVPAKQLCKVPVDENMNPVSKTDITLEELSVVADAITTPYQAIVEAKLNETDIAVFNGVGGVGGYGALLAKSFGAAVVAIDVDQPKLDNLAPFMDATFNARELSFKDLRKAVYGVAKETGRSRTHLKIFETSGTAAGQKTAFGLMTFGSHLSVVGFTLDTLDLRLSNLMAFNATARGNWGCIPEYYRPVVDLILDGKMPLKQFVKTFPLDSINDVFENAHQRKYNQRPIMVP; via the coding sequence ATGGCAACAATGATATCTTGGCAGATGGTGGAAAGAAACAAGCCTTTGGTGCGCGTCGAAGCCCCTATTCCCGAACCCGGTCCCGGTGAAGTGATCATCAAAGTCGCCGGATGCGGTGTTTGTCACACCGATCTCGGGTTTTTCTATGACAACGTTCCGATGAAATCCGAGATGCCGATTACCCTCGGCCACGAAATCAGCGGAACCATCGAAGCCACCGGCCCCGGCACCGAAGAGTGGAGCGGGTGCGCGGCGATTATCCCGGCGGTCATGCCCTGCGGCGAATGTGCGGACTGCAAGGAAGGCCGGGGCAACATCTGCATGAAACAGAAGATGCCCGGTAACGACATCCAGGGCGGGTTCGCCAGCCACATTCTGGTGCCGGCCAAACAGCTGTGCAAGGTGCCGGTGGACGAAAACATGAATCCGGTGTCCAAGACCGACATCACCCTGGAGGAACTGTCCGTGGTGGCCGATGCCATTACCACGCCCTATCAGGCCATTGTCGAAGCCAAACTCAATGAAACCGACATTGCCGTTTTCAACGGTGTCGGCGGTGTGGGCGGATACGGCGCCCTGCTGGCCAAGAGTTTCGGTGCCGCCGTGGTGGCCATCGATGTGGACCAGCCGAAACTGGACAATCTGGCGCCTTTCATGGATGCGACCTTCAATGCCAGGGAACTTTCGTTCAAGGATCTGCGCAAAGCGGTTTACGGGGTGGCCAAAGAGACCGGCCGGTCGCGCACCCACCTGAAGATTTTCGAAACCTCCGGCACCGCTGCCGGCCAGAAGACCGCTTTCGGTCTGATGACCTTCGGATCCCATCTTTCCGTGGTCGGTTTCACCCTCGACACACTGGATCTGCGCCTGTCCAACCTGATGGCCTTCAACGCCACGGCACGGGGCAACTGGGGCTGCATTCCCGAGTACTACCGCCCGGTGGTGGATCTGATCCTGGACGGCAAGATGCCCCTCAAGCAGTTCGTCAAGACTTTTCCGCTGGATTCCATCAACGATGTATTTGAGAATGCTCACCAGCGAAAGTACAACCAGCGTCCCATTATGGTTCCATAG
- the oah gene encoding 6-oxocyclohex-1-ene-1-carbonyl-CoA hydratase, with protein sequence MSDLSWMPREDGLKDHHLWSENTFGTEAPGVIYEKKPILDPQGNPVDGVYSAWVTLNNPKQYNSYTTEMVKGVIAGFHRASADTSVVACVFTAMGDKAFCTGGNTKEYSEYYSKRPNEYGLYMDLFNAMVDTILFCKKPTICRVNGMRVAGGQEIGMACDIAISSDLAIYGQAGPKHGSAPDGGSSDFLPWMLPMELAMWNCVSCEMWSAYKMYRLGLISKCVPVIKDGDKWVRNPTVITDSYVADGDLVYGEYKTGDAAKEARAYVKTATTDFELLDKEVNKILWTYANLFPGCLIKSVEGVRLKKKYFWDQAKVINRHWLAANMSGEAFLGFGAFNTKKITGTDTIDFLEYRRRLAAGETLDDVLMAAVLGKPKE encoded by the coding sequence ATGAGTGATTTAAGTTGGATGCCCAGAGAAGACGGACTTAAAGACCATCACCTGTGGAGTGAAAATACCTTCGGTACCGAGGCTCCGGGTGTGATCTATGAAAAGAAACCGATTCTTGATCCTCAGGGCAACCCGGTGGACGGAGTTTATTCTGCCTGGGTAACATTGAACAACCCCAAACAGTACAACTCCTACACCACCGAGATGGTGAAGGGGGTCATCGCCGGTTTCCACCGGGCATCTGCCGACACATCCGTTGTGGCCTGTGTGTTCACCGCCATGGGTGACAAGGCCTTCTGTACCGGCGGCAACACCAAGGAATATTCCGAATACTATTCCAAACGGCCCAACGAGTACGGCCTGTACATGGATCTGTTCAACGCCATGGTGGATACGATTCTGTTTTGCAAAAAACCGACCATCTGCCGGGTGAACGGCATGCGCGTAGCCGGCGGCCAGGAGATCGGTATGGCCTGCGATATCGCCATTTCCAGCGACCTGGCGATCTACGGTCAGGCCGGCCCCAAGCACGGCAGCGCTCCGGACGGTGGCAGCTCCGATTTTCTGCCCTGGATGCTGCCCATGGAACTGGCCATGTGGAACTGCGTTTCCTGCGAGATGTGGAGTGCTTACAAGATGTATCGCCTGGGCCTGATCTCCAAGTGCGTGCCGGTAATCAAGGACGGTGACAAATGGGTGCGCAACCCCACCGTCATCACCGATTCCTACGTGGCCGACGGCGATCTGGTGTACGGCGAATACAAGACCGGCGATGCCGCCAAAGAGGCCCGCGCCTACGTGAAAACGGCGACCACCGATTTCGAACTGCTTGACAAAGAGGTCAACAAAATCTTGTGGACCTACGCCAACCTGTTCCCCGGCTGCCTGATCAAGAGCGTCGAGGGTGTCCGTCTGAAAAAGAAGTATTTCTGGGATCAGGCCAAGGTGATCAACCGTCACTGGTTGGCGGCCAACATGTCCGGGGAGGCTTTCCTCGGCTTCGGCGCTTTCAACACCAAGAAAATCACCGGTACGGACACCATTGATTTCCTCGAATACCGTCGGCGTCTGGCCGCCGGCGAAACCCTGGACGACGTCCTGATGGCGGCGGTTCTGGGAAAACCCAAAGAATAA
- a CDS encoding SDR family oxidoreductase, whose translation MLLEGKSAIVTGGSQGIGTATSLMLAKEGANVCLTYRKHKEEAEAVVKEIEAMGRKAIAVKCDIASFAEAEAVVKATVEAFGRLDILVNNAGMNWDGVCWKMTEDQWDRVLEVNLKGYFNFTRHAAPLFKEQKYGRIVNVTSINGMRGKFGQTNYSASKAGIIGYTKAVAKELGGFGVTVNAVAPGLIETPMLKESEARDKIVDMAMAEIVLKRVGEPDDLANMVAFLASDKAKHVTGEVIKVDGGQYI comes from the coding sequence ATGTTGCTGGAAGGAAAGAGTGCAATCGTTACCGGTGGGTCCCAGGGGATCGGGACGGCGACGTCCCTGATGCTGGCCAAAGAGGGTGCCAATGTCTGCCTGACCTACCGGAAACATAAGGAAGAGGCCGAAGCCGTAGTGAAAGAGATCGAAGCGATGGGACGCAAGGCGATTGCCGTCAAATGCGACATCGCATCTTTTGCCGAAGCCGAGGCCGTGGTCAAGGCCACCGTCGAGGCTTTCGGACGGCTCGACATCCTGGTCAACAACGCCGGTATGAACTGGGACGGCGTATGCTGGAAGATGACCGAGGATCAATGGGATCGCGTCCTTGAGGTCAACCTGAAGGGATACTTCAACTTCACCCGGCACGCCGCTCCGCTGTTCAAGGAACAGAAATACGGACGCATTGTCAATGTTACCTCCATTAACGGCATGCGCGGCAAATTCGGACAAACCAACTACTCGGCCTCCAAGGCTGGTATCATCGGTTATACCAAGGCCGTGGCCAAAGAACTGGGCGGCTTCGGGGTCACGGTCAATGCGGTTGCTCCCGGCCTGATCGAAACCCCCATGTTGAAGGAATCCGAGGCCCGGGACAAAATTGTCGACATGGCCATGGCCGAAATCGTGCTGAAACGGGTTGGAGAACCCGATGATCTGGCCAACATGGTCGCCTTTTTGGCATCGGACAAGGCCAAACACGTTACCGGTGAGGTGATCAAGGTGGATGGCGGCCAGTACATCTGA
- a CDS encoding thiolase C-terminal domain-containing protein, which produces MGRVAIIGVGQSKFVRKYPGSIRELAFEGFKEAITDAGITAKDIDASVFCSAPEYDKQRSPSAVIAEYLGLNPQPTFYVESLCSSSSTGLKLAYSMVASGVHDMVAVIGLQKMSEISSAESQERMGRGADIQWESPFGTMMPAYYAMHAQAHMAKYGTTPEDLAAVRVKAATYGQINERAVYRKAVTPEMFTDPENMMASPVSSPLRVGDCCANADGTSCMIVASEEKAKQFSKKPIWVLGVGAASASVNLTGRDKLHGLKAAEQAAKQAYAMAGVGPKDIDVAEVHDCFTIAEMLAYEALGFAEPGGAKELIQGKETYKEGSIPVNVDGGLLSKGHPIGATGGSQVRTIVLQLRGEAGDMQVKDPQIGLVHNIGGVGIYGNVTIFGKE; this is translated from the coding sequence ATGGGAAGAGTAGCCATTATAGGTGTTGGGCAAAGCAAGTTTGTCCGTAAATATCCGGGTTCGATCCGGGAGTTGGCGTTTGAAGGGTTTAAAGAAGCGATCACCGATGCGGGGATCACGGCCAAGGACATCGACGCATCGGTGTTCTGCTCGGCACCCGAATATGACAAGCAACGGTCGCCATCGGCGGTGATCGCCGAATACCTGGGGCTCAACCCCCAGCCCACTTTTTACGTAGAGTCCCTGTGCTCCTCCTCCAGCACCGGTTTGAAGCTGGCCTACAGCATGGTCGCCTCGGGCGTCCACGACATGGTGGCGGTGATCGGTCTGCAGAAGATGTCCGAGATTTCCTCGGCCGAATCACAGGAGCGCATGGGGCGCGGTGCGGACATTCAGTGGGAGAGCCCCTTTGGTACGATGATGCCGGCTTACTACGCTATGCACGCCCAGGCGCACATGGCCAAATACGGCACCACCCCTGAGGACCTGGCCGCGGTTCGTGTGAAGGCGGCCACCTACGGTCAGATCAACGAGCGTGCCGTCTACCGCAAGGCAGTGACGCCGGAGATGTTTACCGATCCGGAAAACATGATGGCCAGCCCGGTTTCCAGCCCCCTGCGGGTGGGGGATTGCTGTGCCAACGCCGACGGCACGTCCTGCATGATCGTGGCCAGTGAAGAAAAGGCCAAGCAATTCAGCAAGAAACCGATCTGGGTCCTTGGCGTGGGCGCGGCCAGCGCCAGTGTGAATCTGACCGGGCGTGACAAGCTCCACGGCCTGAAGGCGGCCGAGCAGGCGGCCAAGCAAGCTTACGCCATGGCCGGCGTGGGCCCTAAGGACATCGACGTTGCTGAGGTGCATGACTGTTTTACGATTGCCGAAATGTTGGCTTACGAGGCCTTGGGGTTTGCCGAGCCTGGTGGTGCCAAGGAACTGATCCAGGGCAAGGAGACTTACAAAGAGGGCAGTATCCCGGTAAATGTGGACGGTGGTCTGCTCTCTAAGGGACATCCCATCGGCGCCACGGGCGGCAGCCAGGTACGTACGATTGTGCTGCAGCTGCGCGGCGAGGCCGGTGACATGCAGGTAAAGGACCCGCAGATCGGGCTGGTGCACAACATCGGCGGCGTGGGCATCTACGGTAACGTGACCATTTTCGGAAAAGAGTAG
- a CDS encoding Zn-ribbon domain-containing OB-fold protein, whose amino-acid sequence MGKKQEDVRFGKFGTVSFTKTTKVNDFVDYLESGKVMYTHCKKCGANFFPPRADCEGCLSSDMEWKEVSGTGKLVSYSQLKYAPVGFDNDLPYSIAMLDYGDIQVFGRLDSALDIKDVEVGMEMTTAVNTLAEGQFNYVFKKA is encoded by the coding sequence ATGGGCAAAAAACAGGAAGATGTCCGCTTCGGCAAGTTCGGCACGGTCAGCTTTACGAAAACAACAAAGGTGAACGATTTTGTCGATTATCTGGAGAGCGGCAAAGTGATGTATACGCACTGCAAGAAGTGCGGAGCGAACTTTTTCCCACCGCGAGCCGACTGTGAGGGCTGTCTGTCCAGCGACATGGAGTGGAAGGAAGTGAGCGGAACGGGCAAGCTGGTCTCGTACAGTCAACTCAAATATGCCCCGGTGGGCTTCGACAATGACTTGCCGTACAGCATCGCCATGCTGGATTACGGTGACATTCAGGTGTTCGGTCGCCTGGACAGCGCACTTGATATCAAGGATGTGGAAGTCGGCATGGAAATGACCACCGCGGTCAACACGCTTGCCGAAGGACAGTTCAACTACGTATTTAAAAAAGCATAA
- the acd gene encoding glutaryl-CoA dehydrogenase Acd, whose product MDFKLSKEHQMLQKAVRDFCKKQIAPNVEEWDKNHYFPYEEVMKPMGELGFWGTVIPEEYGGEDMGFLAAMIVTEELARVCSSLRVQVNMQVLGCAFTIFRYGTEEVKKKYIEGLCSGELIGGFGITEPDAGSDVMAMSSTAEDKGDHWLLNGNKTWISNAQVADVLIYYAYTDPDAGSKGLSAFVIEPKNHNGVKTTALDKLGSWSSPTGEVFLDGTKVPKENILGKPGDGAKIVFGSLNQTRLSAAAGGVGVAQACLDEVTKYCNDRKQFGKPIGTFQMNQDMVAQMATEIDCARYLVYRAAVEKDNGKLNNGLDVAKAKYFVGETVNKCSNYAMRILGAYGYSTEYPIARIYRDAPTYYMVEGSANICKSIIGQDQLGYRKANR is encoded by the coding sequence ATGGATTTTAAACTTTCCAAAGAACATCAGATGCTGCAAAAGGCCGTCCGCGATTTCTGTAAGAAGCAAATCGCCCCCAATGTGGAAGAGTGGGACAAGAACCATTACTTCCCTTACGAAGAAGTCATGAAGCCCATGGGCGAGTTGGGATTCTGGGGCACCGTGATTCCCGAAGAGTACGGCGGAGAGGACATGGGCTTTCTGGCCGCCATGATCGTCACCGAAGAACTCGCCCGGGTGTGCAGCTCGTTGCGCGTTCAGGTGAACATGCAGGTATTGGGGTGCGCCTTCACCATCTTCCGGTACGGCACCGAGGAAGTGAAGAAGAAATACATCGAGGGGCTGTGCTCGGGTGAGTTGATCGGCGGGTTCGGCATCACCGAACCGGATGCCGGTTCGGACGTCATGGCCATGTCCAGTACGGCAGAAGACAAGGGCGACCACTGGCTGCTCAACGGCAACAAGACCTGGATCTCCAACGCCCAGGTGGCTGACGTGTTGATCTACTACGCCTATACCGATCCCGATGCCGGTTCCAAGGGGCTGTCGGCCTTTGTCATCGAGCCCAAGAACCACAACGGCGTCAAAACCACCGCGCTGGACAAACTGGGCTCCTGGAGTTCACCCACGGGCGAGGTGTTCCTGGACGGCACCAAGGTGCCCAAGGAGAACATTCTGGGCAAACCCGGCGACGGCGCCAAGATCGTCTTCGGCTCCCTGAACCAGACCCGCCTGTCGGCCGCCGCCGGTGGCGTTGGCGTGGCCCAGGCCTGCCTGGACGAGGTTACCAAATACTGCAACGATCGCAAGCAGTTCGGCAAGCCCATCGGAACGTTCCAGATGAACCAGGACATGGTCGCCCAGATGGCCACGGAGATCGACTGCGCCAGGTATCTGGTTTACCGTGCCGCCGTGGAGAAAGACAACGGCAAGCTCAACAACGGCCTGGATGTGGCCAAAGCCAAATACTTCGTCGGTGAAACGGTCAACAAGTGTTCCAACTATGCCATGCGCATTTTGGGTGCCTACGGTTACTCCACCGAGTATCCGATCGCCCGCATTTACCGGGATGCCCCCACCTACTACATGGTGGAAGGATCGGCCAATATCTGCAAGTCAATTATCGGACAGGATCAGCTGGGATACAGGAAGGCCAACCGCTAA